The genome window GGGCTCGGGGACGACCCAGAGGTACAGGGTGCGGCCGCCCTCCTGGATTTCCTTCTCGGGCTTCCAGTCCCCCATGTCGAAGCCGTGCGAGACGATGCGCGTGCCGGGCTTCAGCTCCGCCAGCAGCTTCGGCTTCAGGCGCTCGTTGACGGAGGGCAGCAGGTACAGCGTCACCACGGTGGCGTCGCCGATGTCCGCGTCGAAGAGGTCGCCCTGGCGGAACTCCACCTTGTCCTGCACCCCCGCGCGGCGGGCGTTCTCGTTGGCCTCGGTGATGCGCTCGGGGTTGATGTCCACGCCCACCGCTCGCGACGCCCCGTGGTTCTTCACCGCGGAGATGACGATGCGGCCGTCCCCGCTGCCCAGGTCATAGACGGTGTCTCCGGCCTTCACCTCCGCCAGCTTCAGCATGCCCTCCACCGCCGCCTCGGGCGTGGGCACATAGGGCACCTCCGGGGCCTCGATGGCGACCGCCGGCGGCTCCGGCACCTGGCCCGGCGGGTTTCCGGACACGCCCTGGGCGGACGCCGCCGCCCCCACCGCGAATGACAGCATGAGTACTCCGCGCTTCATGTGGCCTCCTTGGGTCGCTGCAGCCTGGAAGCGAGTGGCGCGCGGCGGGCGCCGCCCCGCGGGGTCCGCGCCAGCTCCACGACGAGCAGCAGCGCGCCCGTGCCGAGCACGGCCAGCCCCGCCAGCGCCCCCAGCCCCGTGTACGCCAGGCTGGAGTAGAGGACGTACGCGCAGATGCCGATGAACAGCAGCGGCGTGAGCGGGTACAGCGGCACGCGGAAGGGCCGGTGCACGTTCGGCTCGCGCACGCGCAGCACCATCAGCGACACACCTGTCAGCAGGAAGAAGAGCCAGAAGACGGGCGCGGTGTACTCCACCATCGTCTGGAAGCCCTGGCGCGTCAGCGTGCCCAGGCCCACCAGCGCCAGCGTAATCGCCCCCTGCACGAGCAGCGCCCGGGTGGGCGTGTTGGCCTTGGCGTGCCACCGCCCCAGCCCGTTGAACAGCACGCTGTCCCGTCCGAAGGCATAGTGGGTGCGCGCGCCGGTGAGCACCGTGGCGTTGGCGGACGTGAGCGCGGAGATGGCGATGAGCACGCTGATGCCCAGCGCGCCCGCGGTGCCGAGCGCCCGCTTCATCAGGTCCGCGGCCACCGCCTCCGAGCCCGCCATGCCCGCGTGCCCCAGCCCGCGCAGGTACGCCACGTTGACGAGCAGGTACAGCGCCGTCACCACGCCGATGCTCACCAGCAGCGCCCAGGCGAGGCTGCGCCGCGTGCCCCGCACCTCGGCGGACAGGTACGCCACCTCGTTCCACCCCCCATAGGTGAGCAGGACG of Pyxidicoccus xibeiensis contains these proteins:
- a CDS encoding SAM-dependent methyltransferase; its protein translation is MKRGVLMLSFAVGAAASAQGVSGNPPGQVPEPPAVAIEAPEVPYVPTPEAAVEGMLKLAEVKAGDTVYDLGSGDGRIVISAVKNHGASRAVGVDINPERITEANENARRAGVQDKVEFRQGDLFDADIGDATVVTLYLLPSVNERLKPKLLAELKPGTRIVSHGFDMGDWKPEKEIQEGGRTLYLWVVPEPGASASMPR
- a CDS encoding APC family permease, whose translation is MREQQAVVDGQPVSEASGPGGSLAVPSPSLRIIDTVALTVGVVLGAGIFKAPSLVAAQTGSGSAMLLAWLLGGVASLVGALCYAELASTWPHPGGDYHYLYRALGRGPAFLFAWARLTVIPTGSIALLAFVFGDYASQLLSLGPWSSSVYAAGVVVLLTAVNIAGLRQGTRAQNLLTALEVLGVGAVIVAGLLLAPAPAGAVVPAAASQGTSWGLAMVFVLLTYGGWNEVAYLSAEVRGTRRSLAWALLVSIGVVTALYLLVNVAYLRGLGHAGMAGSEAVAADLMKRALGTAGALGISVLIAISALTSANATVLTGARTHYAFGRDSVLFNGLGRWHAKANTPTRALLVQGAITLALVGLGTLTRQGFQTMVEYTAPVFWLFFLLTGVSLMVLRVREPNVHRPFRVPLYPLTPLLFIGICAYVLYSSLAYTGLGALAGLAVLGTGALLLVVELARTPRGGARRAPLASRLQRPKEAT